In the Oceanithermus desulfurans genome, one interval contains:
- the rpoZ gene encoding DNA-directed RNA polymerase subunit omega yields MAEPGIDKLLALTDNKYKLTVVIAKRAQQLLRFNFKNTVLAPPEWPKMRTIEGELPDPNPVTWAMRELQTGRLVIGENLIPEDKLSRVMEEVYPTEPELE; encoded by the coding sequence GTGGCGGAACCTGGAATCGACAAACTGCTGGCCCTCACCGACAACAAGTACAAGCTCACCGTGGTCATCGCCAAACGCGCGCAGCAGCTGTTGCGCTTCAACTTCAAGAACACCGTCCTCGCGCCCCCCGAGTGGCCCAAGATGCGGACCATCGAAGGGGAGCTGCCCGACCCCAACCCGGTTACCTGGGCCATGCGGGAGCTGCAGACGGGCCGGCTGGTGATCGGGGAGAACCTCATCCCCGAGGACAAGCTGAGCCGCGTCATGGAAGAGGTCTACCCCACCGAGCCGGAGCTGGAGTAG
- the gmk gene encoding guanylate kinase: MRGDLFVMTGASGVGKGTLRARLMERVKLHYSISMTTRPPREGERHGIDYWFVDEATFERTKREGGFLEYATYVDHSYGTPRAPVERALERGEDVLLEIEVQGALQVAERMPEAQLIFVIPPSLSELRQRLLLRGKDSLEKIEKRLARAREEIALADRFHYVVVNDLLADAVADLERIIMARRRIVNRMRPALARALERDPDLEAELDEIAKRMQRR, from the coding sequence GTGCGAGGAGACCTGTTCGTCATGACCGGCGCTTCGGGGGTGGGGAAGGGTACGCTGCGTGCCCGCCTGATGGAGCGCGTCAAGCTGCACTACTCGATCTCGATGACGACGCGCCCGCCGCGCGAAGGCGAGCGCCACGGGATCGACTACTGGTTCGTCGACGAGGCCACCTTCGAGCGCACCAAGCGCGAGGGCGGGTTCCTCGAGTACGCCACCTACGTGGACCACAGCTACGGGACGCCGCGGGCGCCGGTGGAGCGGGCGCTCGAGCGCGGCGAGGACGTACTGCTCGAGATCGAGGTGCAGGGGGCCCTGCAGGTGGCCGAGAGGATGCCCGAGGCCCAGCTGATCTTCGTCATTCCCCCCTCCCTCAGCGAGCTGCGGCAGCGGTTGCTGCTGCGCGGGAAGGACAGCCTCGAGAAGATCGAGAAGCGGCTGGCCCGCGCCCGCGAGGAGATCGCGCTGGCCGACCGGTTTCACTACGTGGTCGTCAACGACCTCCTCGCCGACGCGGTGGCCGACCTTGAACGTATAATCATGGCGAGGCGTCGTATAGTTAACCGGATGCGCCCGGCGCTCGCGCGCGCCCTGGAGCGCGATCCGGACCTCGAAGCCGAACTCGACGAGATCGCGAAGCGGATGCAACGGAGGTAA
- a CDS encoding glycoside hydrolase family 13 protein, protein MKPPDWVTDAAFYQIFPDRFFRSGRPAAHPRPADPYEPWDGPPTVRGFKGGDLWGVAEKLDYLVELGVNAIYLNPVFASSANHRYHTSDYFRVDPILGGDEALRHLLDAAHARGLRVILDGVFNHTGRGFFAFQHLLENGPASPYRDWYHVKGFPLHAYGSRPNYAAWWDNPELPKLRTETPAVRDYLLDVAEYWIRFGADGWRLDVPEEIADMEFWSAFRRRVKEANPEAYLVGEIWHEAPDWVAPAGPFDGVMNYPLGRAVLGFVGGEAFDRDLAARSGLGDVPALDAAGWAERVDAVLGRYPAEANRLQLNLLTSHDTPRLFTMMRDDAGRAALALELLVVLPGAPNLYYGDEIGLPGVHDPDNRRAFPWAHPERWNHGLRDRVRAILNLRREHEDLRAAGFDAWWAEGRRAAFVRGRYRVTVNADARAWTLDLPCPAPHARFRGLLHDGRLDCRGGRLRGAELPPWTLEVWAPRD, encoded by the coding sequence ATGAAGCCACCGGACTGGGTTACCGACGCCGCCTTCTACCAGATCTTCCCGGACCGCTTTTTCCGTTCCGGCCGCCCCGCGGCGCACCCGCGCCCCGCGGACCCCTACGAGCCCTGGGACGGTCCTCCCACCGTCCGCGGGTTTAAAGGGGGCGACCTCTGGGGCGTGGCCGAGAAGCTCGACTACCTCGTCGAGCTGGGCGTGAACGCCATCTACCTCAACCCCGTCTTCGCCTCGAGCGCCAACCACCGCTACCACACCAGCGACTACTTCCGCGTCGACCCCATCCTGGGCGGGGACGAGGCGCTGCGGCACCTGCTCGACGCCGCCCACGCACGCGGCCTGCGGGTGATCCTCGACGGCGTCTTCAACCACACCGGGCGGGGCTTCTTCGCGTTCCAGCACCTGCTCGAGAACGGCCCCGCGAGCCCTTACCGCGACTGGTACCACGTGAAGGGCTTTCCACTGCACGCCTACGGCAGCCGGCCCAACTACGCGGCTTGGTGGGACAACCCCGAGCTGCCCAAGCTGCGCACTGAGACGCCCGCGGTGCGGGACTACCTTCTCGACGTGGCCGAGTACTGGATCCGCTTCGGCGCCGACGGCTGGCGGCTCGACGTACCCGAGGAGATTGCCGACATGGAGTTCTGGTCGGCGTTCCGCCGGCGGGTCAAGGAGGCGAACCCCGAGGCCTACCTGGTAGGGGAGATCTGGCACGAGGCCCCCGACTGGGTGGCCCCCGCGGGTCCCTTCGACGGGGTGATGAACTACCCCCTGGGGCGGGCGGTGCTGGGCTTCGTCGGCGGCGAGGCCTTCGACCGCGACCTGGCGGCCCGCAGCGGTTTGGGGGACGTGCCGGCGCTGGATGCTGCGGGCTGGGCGGAGCGGGTGGACGCGGTGCTGGGGCGCTACCCCGCGGAGGCCAACCGCTTGCAGCTCAACCTGCTGACCAGCCACGACACCCCGCGTCTCTTCACCATGATGCGGGACGATGCCGGCCGGGCGGCGCTGGCGCTCGAGCTCCTCGTCGTCCTGCCGGGGGCGCCCAACCTGTACTACGGCGACGAGATCGGCCTTCCGGGCGTCCACGACCCCGACAACCGCCGCGCCTTCCCCTGGGCACACCCCGAGCGCTGGAACCACGGGCTGCGCGACCGGGTCCGCGCGATCCTCAACCTGCGTCGGGAGCACGAAGACCTGCGCGCCGCTGGGTTCGACGCCTGGTGGGCCGAGGGGCGCCGGGCGGCCTTCGTGCGCGGGCGCTACCGGGTCACGGTCAACGCCGACGCCCGCGCCTGGACGCTCGACCTTCCCTGTCCGGCGCCGCACGCCCGCTTCCGCGGCCTGCTGCACGACGGCCGGCTCGACTGCCGCGGGGGCCGTCTGCGCGGGGCGGAGCTGCCCCCGTGGACGCTGGAGGTCTGGGCGCCGCGCGACTAG
- a CDS encoding adenosylcobalamin-dependent ribonucleoside-diphosphate reductase, giving the protein MNTSIFDEHAKAIAERQYLQPGDGDVFGIFRRVADWVALPEDDATRGGWADTFYELMATKRFCPGGRVLAGAGTAHGNVLNCFVQGATANPPESFEGIMEVAKKLALVTKVGGGNGVNLDPYVYRERPVGVVRGIAYMDAGHRDVEDFIRGLMRPSNNPDGDKVPHPVRNWTRVIYGDLGPELTALARRHGVLTVPVRPDDVIVVSDDMGGIMDAAAEAARLALAGKEPRVDFSQLRHEGAEVKSSGGTASGPVSYLLEIYDNFLEWANRGGPDAGPVATLRYVYAPVLRVVRQGGTRRGAGMATIDVAHPDVLDFLTAKDLDREAAEGDISTFNISILASDAFVEALEKDALWPVRLRPVPGKYYLQPVEGEYTGEWPELGVAEDGARPVPVYEGGIPARWIWHEVAWHAWATGEPGLIFIDRVNEKSALKGLGERWQIRATNPCGEIPLTVGEPCDLGALNLAAYVEDGAFDYEAFRRDVRTAVRFLDNVLDVNVFALEDNREASQRLRRLGLGVMGLADALIKMGLPYDSEAAREAVWKIMSVMREEALAASEALGAERGVFPLYQEEAEYFAGMGIKPRRNLAVLTVAPTGTTSMLMGVSSGIEPVFSPFVWRRIGGEYKPLVHPLFQELMEQHPPHPDWEKDGAWDWDKLIAAIQENHGSVQGLEVVPESIRAVFKCAHDVSPLDHVRMQGVVQRAFDAEGYVGNSLSKTINLPHEASVEDVEAAYTEAYRTGCKGVTVYRDGSRDYQVLSVTKDEEAADEAAPAAAADRAEPAAEAPAAHPGKPVHERPARLFGFTDMVKLTSSEGSRHSYLVTVNMAGGHPIEVIITSGKAGDEANADSEALGRVVSIALQYGVPPEAIVKTLRGINGGLYGNYHKRFVASKADLIAVALESIPHFPEGAEAGAETAPVAQQPPKVQVTAGPGNSASACPECGAPLKVEDGCLTCEVCGYSKCG; this is encoded by the coding sequence ATGAACACATCCATCTTTGACGAGCACGCCAAAGCCATTGCCGAACGCCAGTACTTGCAGCCCGGAGACGGTGACGTCTTCGGCATCTTCCGCCGCGTCGCCGACTGGGTGGCGCTGCCGGAGGACGACGCCACCCGCGGAGGCTGGGCCGACACCTTCTACGAGCTGATGGCCACCAAGCGCTTCTGCCCCGGCGGCCGCGTCCTCGCGGGGGCCGGAACCGCGCACGGCAACGTTCTCAACTGCTTCGTGCAGGGGGCGACCGCCAACCCGCCCGAAAGCTTCGAGGGGATCATGGAGGTCGCCAAGAAGCTGGCCCTGGTGACCAAGGTGGGCGGCGGCAACGGTGTGAACCTGGACCCCTACGTCTACCGGGAAAGGCCCGTGGGGGTGGTGCGCGGCATCGCCTACATGGACGCCGGCCACCGCGACGTCGAGGACTTCATCCGCGGCCTGATGCGCCCTTCCAACAACCCCGACGGCGACAAGGTGCCCCATCCGGTGCGCAACTGGACGCGGGTCATCTACGGCGACCTGGGGCCCGAGCTCACCGCTCTGGCGCGCCGCCACGGCGTGCTGACCGTGCCCGTACGGCCCGACGACGTCATCGTGGTCAGCGACGACATGGGCGGCATCATGGACGCCGCGGCCGAAGCGGCGCGGCTGGCGCTGGCGGGCAAGGAGCCGCGGGTGGACTTCAGCCAGCTGCGGCACGAAGGGGCCGAGGTCAAGAGCTCGGGCGGCACCGCCAGCGGTCCGGTCAGCTACCTGCTCGAGATCTACGACAACTTCCTCGAGTGGGCCAACCGCGGCGGCCCCGACGCCGGGCCGGTGGCCACGCTGCGCTACGTCTACGCCCCCGTCCTGCGGGTGGTGCGGCAGGGGGGGACCCGCCGCGGCGCGGGCATGGCCACGATCGACGTGGCCCACCCCGATGTGCTCGACTTCCTGACCGCCAAGGACCTCGACCGCGAGGCGGCCGAGGGCGACATCTCCACCTTCAACATCTCGATCCTGGCCAGCGACGCCTTCGTGGAGGCGCTGGAAAAGGACGCGCTCTGGCCGGTTCGCCTGCGCCCGGTGCCGGGCAAGTACTACCTGCAGCCGGTCGAGGGCGAGTACACCGGCGAGTGGCCCGAGCTGGGCGTGGCCGAGGACGGCGCCCGGCCGGTCCCGGTCTACGAGGGCGGCATACCGGCGCGCTGGATCTGGCACGAGGTGGCCTGGCACGCCTGGGCCACCGGGGAGCCGGGGCTCATCTTCATCGACCGCGTCAACGAGAAGTCGGCGCTCAAGGGGCTGGGTGAGCGCTGGCAGATCCGCGCCACCAACCCCTGCGGCGAGATCCCCCTCACCGTGGGCGAGCCCTGCGACCTGGGCGCGCTCAACCTGGCGGCCTACGTCGAGGACGGCGCCTTCGACTACGAGGCCTTCCGGCGCGACGTACGCACCGCGGTGCGCTTCCTCGACAACGTGCTCGACGTCAACGTCTTTGCGCTCGAGGACAACCGTGAGGCCAGCCAGCGGCTGCGCCGCCTGGGTCTGGGCGTGATGGGGCTGGCCGACGCGCTCATCAAGATGGGTCTCCCCTACGACTCCGAAGCCGCGCGCGAGGCGGTGTGGAAGATCATGTCGGTGATGCGCGAGGAGGCGCTGGCGGCCTCCGAGGCCCTGGGCGCCGAGCGCGGCGTCTTCCCGCTCTACCAGGAGGAGGCCGAGTACTTCGCCGGCATGGGCATCAAGCCGCGCCGCAACCTGGCCGTCCTCACCGTGGCGCCCACGGGCACCACCAGCATGCTCATGGGCGTCTCCAGCGGCATCGAGCCGGTCTTCAGCCCCTTCGTCTGGCGCCGCATCGGCGGCGAGTACAAGCCGCTGGTGCACCCGCTCTTCCAGGAGCTTATGGAGCAGCACCCGCCCCACCCCGACTGGGAAAAGGACGGCGCCTGGGACTGGGACAAGCTGATCGCCGCCATCCAGGAGAACCACGGCTCGGTGCAGGGGCTCGAGGTCGTGCCCGAGTCCATCCGCGCCGTCTTCAAGTGCGCCCACGACGTCAGCCCGCTCGACCACGTGCGCATGCAGGGCGTGGTGCAGCGCGCCTTCGACGCCGAGGGCTACGTGGGCAACTCGCTTTCCAAGACGATCAACCTGCCCCACGAGGCCAGCGTCGAGGACGTGGAGGCCGCCTACACCGAGGCCTACCGCACCGGCTGCAAGGGGGTGACGGTCTACCGTGACGGCAGCCGCGACTACCAGGTGCTCTCGGTGACGAAGGACGAGGAGGCGGCGGACGAAGCCGCGCCCGCGGCCGCTGCCGACCGCGCGGAACCCGCGGCCGAGGCCCCCGCGGCGCACCCCGGCAAGCCGGTGCACGAACGCCCCGCGCGCCTCTTCGGCTTCACCGACATGGTCAAGCTCACCAGCTCCGAAGGTTCACGCCACTCCTACCTGGTCACCGTCAACATGGCCGGCGGGCACCCCATCGAGGTCATCATCACCTCGGGCAAGGCCGGCGACGAGGCCAACGCCGACAGCGAGGCGCTGGGCCGCGTGGTCAGCATCGCGCTCCAGTACGGCGTGCCGCCCGAGGCCATCGTCAAGACCCTGCGCGGCATCAACGGCGGGCTCTACGGCAACTACCACAAGCGCTTCGTCGCCAGCAAGGCCGACCTGATTGCGGTGGCGCTCGAGTCCATTCCCCATTTCCCCGAAGGGGCCGAGGCGGGCGCGGAGACCGCGCCGGTGGCCCAACAGCCTCCCAAGGTGCAGGTGACCGCCGGCCCGGGCAACAGCGCCAGCGCCTGCCCCGAGTGCGGTGCGCCGCTGAAGGTGGAAGACGGCTGCCTGACCTGCGAGGTCTGCGGCTATTCGAAGTGCGGTTAG
- a CDS encoding glutamine--tRNA ligase/YqeY domain fusion protein — protein MPASRIPPDSERLVPPNFITEIIDEDLRSGRYETIVTRFPPEPNGFPHIGHAIASFIDCGIARDYRGRCHLRMDDTNPLTEEMRYVEAIRRDMAWLGWDWGEHFYFASDYFDRLYEMAEQLIKEGKAYVDSLSEEEIRAYRGTVEKPGRPSPYRDRPVEENLDLFRRMAAGEFEEGAHVLRAKIDMSAPNMKLRDPILYRILKAEHYRTGGRWKVYPMYDFAHPLSDYIEGVTHSLCSSEFIDNRAVYDWLVENLAGKCGLPEWPRPKQIEFGRRSLEYTVVSKRKLIQLVERGLVDGWDDPRLPTLAGLRRRGVRPQALVAFARKVGISRTDRTVDIALLEWAIRDDLNPIAPRVMAVTEPLRLVLTNYPEGKVEELEAPYFPPDVGKPGRRKVPFGRELWVERSDFALEPPKGWKRLVVGGHTRLRHAYVVRIDEAVTNDAGEVVELRGVYLPDTLGQNPEGVKVKGAVHWVAAAGAVPAEFRLYDRLFKVPFPDAGEGSFLDHYNPGSLRVLQGYVEPSVTADDPETRYQFERLGYFWRDPELGRGEKPVFNRIITLKDTWKKAGAQKQEAKREPRPAKKTRPEDKAAALGPEEREVYQRCRHLGVGEAEALQIARDERLRTYLEDCSAFGPPALAAPWVVHVLGRAIRAGEAPVEPQALMALLAELEKGAFDRRVAKQALEETLASGGDPLERARALARDQLSAEALAALVRQVLAAHPDEVAAYRAGKRGLMGFFVGQVMRASAGRADPKRVQSVLSQQLDRGSA, from the coding sequence ATGCCGGCTTCGCGCATTCCTCCGGACTCCGAGCGTCTGGTGCCCCCCAACTTCATCACCGAGATCATCGACGAAGACCTGCGTTCGGGCAGGTACGAGACGATCGTTACCCGCTTCCCGCCCGAGCCCAACGGTTTTCCCCACATCGGGCACGCCATCGCCAGCTTCATCGATTGCGGCATCGCCCGCGACTACCGGGGCCGCTGCCACCTGCGCATGGACGACACCAACCCGCTCACCGAGGAGATGCGCTACGTCGAGGCCATCCGCCGCGACATGGCCTGGCTGGGGTGGGACTGGGGCGAACACTTCTACTTTGCCTCCGACTACTTCGACCGCCTCTACGAGATGGCCGAGCAGCTCATCAAGGAGGGCAAGGCTTACGTGGACTCGCTCAGCGAGGAGGAGATTCGCGCCTACCGAGGCACGGTGGAAAAGCCGGGCCGGCCCAGCCCCTACCGCGACCGCCCGGTGGAGGAGAACCTGGACCTCTTCCGCCGCATGGCGGCCGGGGAGTTCGAGGAGGGGGCGCACGTGCTCAGGGCCAAGATCGACATGAGCGCGCCCAACATGAAGCTGCGCGACCCCATCCTCTACCGCATCCTCAAGGCCGAGCACTACCGCACCGGCGGCCGCTGGAAGGTCTACCCGATGTACGACTTCGCCCACCCGCTCTCCGACTACATCGAAGGGGTGACCCACTCGCTGTGCTCGTCGGAGTTCATCGACAACCGGGCGGTCTACGACTGGCTGGTGGAGAACCTGGCGGGCAAGTGCGGCCTGCCCGAGTGGCCGCGGCCGAAGCAGATCGAGTTCGGCCGCCGCAGCCTCGAGTACACCGTGGTGAGCAAGCGCAAGCTGATCCAACTGGTCGAACGCGGCCTGGTGGACGGCTGGGACGACCCGCGCCTGCCCACGCTGGCGGGCCTGCGCCGGCGCGGGGTGCGGCCCCAGGCGCTCGTCGCCTTCGCCCGCAAGGTGGGCATCAGCCGCACCGACCGCACCGTGGACATCGCCCTCCTGGAGTGGGCCATCCGCGACGACCTCAACCCCATCGCCCCGCGGGTGATGGCGGTGACCGAGCCGCTCAGGCTGGTGCTCACCAACTACCCCGAGGGGAAGGTCGAGGAGCTGGAGGCCCCCTACTTTCCGCCCGACGTGGGCAAGCCCGGCCGCCGCAAGGTGCCCTTCGGGCGCGAGCTGTGGGTGGAGCGGTCCGACTTCGCGCTCGAGCCCCCCAAGGGCTGGAAGCGCCTCGTCGTGGGCGGCCACACCCGCCTGCGCCACGCCTACGTGGTGCGGATCGACGAGGCGGTCACGAACGACGCCGGCGAGGTGGTGGAGCTGCGCGGGGTCTACCTGCCGGACACCCTGGGCCAAAACCCCGAGGGCGTGAAGGTGAAGGGCGCGGTCCACTGGGTGGCGGCCGCGGGCGCGGTGCCGGCCGAGTTCCGGCTTTACGACCGGCTCTTCAAGGTGCCCTTCCCCGACGCCGGCGAGGGATCGTTCCTGGACCACTACAACCCCGGCTCGCTTCGGGTGCTGCAGGGCTACGTGGAGCCCAGCGTGACCGCCGACGACCCCGAGACCCGCTACCAGTTCGAGCGCCTGGGCTACTTCTGGCGCGACCCGGAGCTGGGACGCGGCGAGAAACCGGTCTTTAACCGCATCATCACCCTCAAGGACACCTGGAAGAAGGCGGGCGCGCAAAAGCAGGAGGCGAAGCGCGAGCCTAGGCCCGCAAAGAAGACCAGGCCCGAGGACAAGGCGGCGGCGCTCGGCCCCGAGGAGCGCGAAGTCTACCAGCGCTGCCGCCACCTGGGCGTGGGCGAGGCCGAGGCGCTGCAGATCGCCCGGGACGAGCGGCTGCGCACCTACCTGGAGGACTGCTCGGCCTTCGGCCCGCCGGCGCTGGCCGCGCCCTGGGTGGTGCACGTGCTGGGCCGGGCCATCCGCGCCGGCGAGGCGCCGGTCGAGCCGCAGGCGCTGATGGCGCTGCTCGCCGAACTGGAGAAGGGCGCCTTCGACCGCCGCGTCGCCAAGCAGGCGCTCGAGGAGACGCTCGCCAGCGGCGGCGACCCGCTCGAGCGGGCGCGGGCGCTGGCGCGGGACCAGCTTTCCGCGGAGGCGCTCGCGGCGCTGGTGCGCCAGGTGCTGGCGGCGCACCCCGACGAGGTGGCGGCCTACCGGGCGGGCAAGCGCGGCCTGATGGGCTTCTTCGTGGGGCAGGTGATGCGGGCGAGCGCGGGGCGGGCCGACCCGAAGCGGGTTCAAAGCGTGCTTAGCCAACAATTGGACCGCGGCTCCGCGTAA
- a CDS encoding ADP-ribosylglycohydrolase family protein gives METAWQQVRRALEAEGWNLDAFERPLSWPFEPRPLTVGRVRGTLFGVAIGDALGAPVEGRPGSRRAAAPVRRLLPHHERPAGTVTDDTQLTLAVASSLLERGTLDPEDLVRRFLRTGPELVGAGWATRQALERLGRGAAWWLAGSASAGNGAAMRAAPVGLFFESPDAIRRAAFLQALVTHRDPTAVASSIVHALWVGWLARGGPADAGALAWAVAAVDGLERPLATRHRKRRSVTLAGLLREVGGFQGRPQEAFEHFRTGAFVLESLPSAAAVFLSHPEEPEAVFLTLVNAGGDTDTMAALAGAWLGAYLGDRKLRSRTPSEWWQVSAAAEIERISRLGVA, from the coding sequence GTGGAAACCGCCTGGCAGCAGGTGCGCCGGGCGCTCGAGGCGGAGGGCTGGAACCTGGACGCCTTCGAGCGTCCGCTTTCGTGGCCGTTCGAACCCCGACCGCTGACGGTGGGACGGGTGCGCGGGACGCTGTTCGGCGTCGCCATCGGCGACGCTTTGGGCGCTCCGGTGGAAGGCCGTCCGGGTTCTCGCCGTGCCGCGGCGCCGGTGCGCCGCCTGCTGCCGCACCACGAGCGCCCCGCGGGGACGGTCACCGACGACACCCAGCTCACCCTGGCGGTTGCCTCGAGCCTGCTCGAGCGCGGCACCCTCGACCCCGAGGACCTGGTGCGGCGTTTCCTGCGCACGGGTCCGGAGCTGGTGGGCGCGGGCTGGGCCACCCGCCAGGCTCTGGAGCGGCTCGGCCGCGGCGCGGCCTGGTGGCTGGCGGGAAGCGCCTCCGCGGGAAACGGGGCGGCCATGCGCGCGGCGCCGGTGGGGCTGTTCTTCGAATCGCCGGACGCGATCCGGCGGGCGGCCTTCCTGCAGGCGTTGGTGACGCACCGCGACCCCACCGCCGTGGCCAGCTCGATCGTTCACGCGCTCTGGGTGGGCTGGCTGGCGCGCGGCGGCCCGGCGGACGCGGGCGCGCTGGCCTGGGCGGTCGCGGCGGTGGACGGGCTGGAACGCCCGCTCGCGACCCGGCACCGCAAGCGCAGGAGCGTGACGCTGGCGGGTCTCCTGCGGGAGGTGGGGGGTTTTCAGGGACGGCCTCAGGAGGCGTTCGAGCACTTCCGGACCGGCGCTTTCGTGCTCGAGTCGCTCCCCAGCGCCGCCGCCGTCTTCCTCAGCCACCCCGAAGAGCCCGAGGCGGTCTTCCTCACCCTCGTGAACGCGGGCGGCGATACCGACACCATGGCGGCGCTGGCCGGGGCCTGGCTGGGCGCGTACCTGGGCGACCGCAAGCTGCGCTCGCGCACGCCCTCGGAATGGTGGCAGGTGAGTGCCGCCGCCGAGATCGAGCGGATCAGCCGTCTCGGGGTGGCGTAG
- a CDS encoding discoidin domain-containing protein: MLRRIPFAGLLLGFALAAPPGVQPVEPLLTAPLQVRFGPGGGAYLELETRIDLACVVVYGESEAFGRIALDQQMGAAAHRNHRIVFGRIEPGRRYFYRLQGSDPAGRLYASRTYSFAAPKARVDPEGAVNLASLAAGARVVAVSSNYGGAANDARWGANAAIDGDPATEWSSDGDGDAAFLTVELGRAVEVAAFGFWTRTMGSSAQVRSFVVEDGAGRIYGPFELGGADRMYLFSVAGARGWRFTFRVQSSSGGNTGAVEVGVFAKP, encoded by the coding sequence ATGCTGCGAAGAATCCCGTTCGCCGGTCTGCTGCTGGGTTTCGCGCTCGCCGCGCCGCCCGGGGTGCAACCGGTGGAACCCCTGCTCACCGCCCCGCTCCAGGTGCGCTTCGGACCTGGCGGCGGGGCCTACCTGGAGCTCGAAACGCGGATCGATCTGGCCTGCGTGGTCGTCTACGGCGAATCCGAAGCCTTCGGCCGGATCGCCCTGGACCAGCAGATGGGCGCGGCCGCGCACCGCAACCACCGCATCGTCTTCGGGCGGATCGAGCCGGGTCGGCGCTACTTTTACCGGCTTCAGGGGAGCGACCCGGCGGGCCGCCTCTACGCCAGCCGGACCTACAGCTTCGCCGCGCCCAAAGCCCGGGTCGACCCCGAGGGGGCCGTCAACCTCGCCTCGCTGGCCGCCGGCGCACGCGTCGTCGCCGTTTCCAGCAACTACGGCGGGGCGGCCAACGACGCGCGTTGGGGCGCGAACGCCGCCATCGACGGCGACCCGGCGACGGAGTGGTCGTCGGACGGCGACGGCGACGCCGCCTTCCTGACCGTCGAGCTGGGCCGCGCGGTGGAGGTGGCCGCCTTCGGTTTCTGGACGCGCACCATGGGCTCGAGCGCCCAGGTGCGGAGCTTCGTCGTCGAGGACGGGGCGGGGCGGATCTACGGACCCTTCGAGCTCGGCGGAGCCGACCGGATGTACCTCTTCTCGGTGGCGGGGGCGCGCGGCTGGCGTTTCACCTTCCGGGTGCAAAGCTCGAGCGGGGGCAACACCGGCGCGGTCGAGGTGGGGGTGTTCGCGAAACCGTGA
- a CDS encoding DUF1641 domain-containing protein: MAEITITEEDAKTVEELIRLARQLKVGGYLGIFTEMTTNGDLLLEHIAGEREVIRGAALAEAAMDPIKNMPPTHVPKIRHNLVHLMGPLVEALAQTNPKETPKVGMFGALKYLSDPGVQKGLGFLLELAKNLGKAMDEYEPR, from the coding sequence ATGGCCGAGATTACGATCACCGAAGAAGACGCCAAGACCGTAGAAGAACTCATCCGCTTGGCGCGGCAGTTGAAGGTGGGGGGCTACCTGGGCATCTTCACCGAGATGACCACCAACGGCGACCTGCTGCTCGAGCACATCGCCGGCGAGCGCGAGGTCATCCGCGGGGCCGCCCTGGCCGAGGCGGCGATGGACCCCATCAAGAACATGCCGCCCACGCACGTGCCCAAGATCCGCCACAACCTCGTGCACCTGATGGGCCCGCTCGTCGAGGCGCTGGCCCAGACCAACCCCAAGGAAACGCCCAAGGTGGGCATGTTCGGTGCGCTCAAATACCTGAGCGACCCCGGCGTGCAGAAGGGGCTGGGCTTCCTCCTGGAGCTCGCCAAGAACCTGGGCAAGGCGATGGACGAGTACGAACCCCGCTAG